Genomic window (Marasmius oreades isolate 03SP1 chromosome 3, whole genome shotgun sequence):
TCCCTTTCCACGATTCTTGGATGCGGAACCACCAGATGTCCGCATAGATTATCCAGAGATTTGCGCTCGTCATGAGCTCTGGTATCGTAGATAGCAGCATTAAAGAACAGTAGATCAAGATCAATAGCCCGAGGTCCGTTGCGTACGGAGGGGACTCTTCCGACCAGTTTTTCGATACCTTTAATTAATCTCAATAAGGCCAGTGGTTGGAGGTTAGTTTCTATCTGCAAGCGGTTTCAATAGAGCAACAACCCAATTGAGAAGGGCTTACGATGCAAGCGCCATTGATGAATGGAGGCTGATCGGTAACATACATGGGCGCACTCTCGTAAAGAAAACTGGTGTCCACGACATTCACAAATGCATTTTCGTGTGGCGTTTCTTCCCCGGTTAGAACCTGGGAAGGTGCCTCTAAGAGGCGCAAGGCAAACTCGATATTTTGAAAACTATCGCCTAGATTAGACCCTATGGCGATGGAGACGACATGATGATCAAGGTTAACATTCACTTCCTGGGGGATATTAGTACAAAACCGCATGTACGACTGGGGCACATACCGGTATATCTGACGTCTTtccctcaatttcattaGGATAATCATCGAATGTTCGAGCCACTTCTACCTCGGAAGAGCCTGCAAACACCAAAGCGTCGGGTTTTGCTGCTTTGACAACGACCTTCGTCCCCTTTCTATCCACGACCGACGAAAGCACCCTCAGGACATCCAGGGCGATCCGGGAAGCTAGCGCCTCCAAAGTCAAGTAAGAGGTTTTTTCGACATTCTGTGCAGGTGTTCAGAGTAAGCAGCTGTACAAGCAAGCAATTGATGGAGGCCGGACATTATACACCGTTCGCGTCAAATCCCGGTAATCGATGGTGTCCCGATCGAGAGAGAAACTAGCCCCTTGTTCTACAGATACATTGATCCGGACCAGCTGTTTCTCAACCCGTTCAACAGAGTTTACACCAACGATTGTATGACACTCAAGGTCTTCTATAAAATGACGAACGTTCAACGTGTGCCAGTGTGCACCGTTAGTAACCGCACGGCTTTCAATCCCAGCCGTCTTGCAGTGCAGAGGCGGTTTTATCTGGACGACTTTGAGATACACCCCTTCAAGTTTCGGTGCAGAAGGTGAACTAGCGTCTAAAAGTAATTCGAACGCCCGGAAAGCGAGACTTTCAAGAGAACTGAAAACTGGTTCCAGAGTAGAAGCCGATGAGTTAAGAGTGAGCCGTAAAGTAGATGCCAAAGTCGAATAGTTGACAGATTGAGACAGGTCGTCGGTCTCAGCAGTATTACGGATGTCATGGGGAATCGCCAGCGACATTAGAACTGGTTGCGCCGTCGGGCGAGCACCTTTTGGTGGCCAACGAGAGCCAGAAGAGAGGAGCACAGTCAGGAGTAGATCATTGACACGAATTAAGTCTGTAGACCTTCACATAATACCGTAAGCTTCAAGTTGAATCACTACGAGGTATCGAGTACATTACCCAAACATTTTGTGGATGTTAAGACGCGATCGAGGATCAACAGGAGTAAAATAGCTCCCCCAAAGCAAATCACCACGTGATTCAACGCGATTGCCACGACTGCATTGACGTTCCCCAAATTTTATTCTTTCCACCACCAACGTTCTCGACATCCTCGTTCTTTCCCCATCATTTTCTACCTTGACTGTTAGCGGGAAGACCCCTATTGCTGCGATATGTTCTCAGAAGAACTCAAAGCGTTTCAGCGGTTAGGCTTTCGCCATGTAAgctatcctttttcttcctaaTACCGCTTGAACAGTGACATTTGCATAGGTACTACTACAAGTTTTGAACTTCGCATCCGTCATAGCGTCTGGATTAATGATTTGGAAAGGACTGGGGCTTATCACGAACACAGAATCTCCAATCGTGGTGGTCCTGAGGTACATTGGTTTACTCGGCTCGTTGTAGCCTATAGTGCTCGTTCATTCTTATCTCTCTCTAGTGGATCCATGGAACCCGCGTTCTACCGGGGCGACCTTCTCTTCTTGACTAACCCTCTGACTGAACGATATCACACCGGAGATATCACTGTCTACAAAATCCCTGGTGCAGAAATTCCTATTGTCCATCGTGTGCTCGAAACGCATGACATTTCCACCACGATGAAGATACCTGGGTTTGCAAACCTCTATGCTTCGACAACCCCATAGCCTGACTTGTTTGACAGTCTCACACAGAAACAGCCCGGAGATCAATTATTGCTTACCAAGGGAGACAACAACCAGGTGGACGACATCGAGCTATATCAAGGGTTGGATTGGTTAGAGCGGCGCCATATAGTGGGCAAAGTTCGGGGGTAAGTGTTATTACTTAAACTGTCCGAGCGTTTCTAACTTAATATAGTTTCTTACCGTATATTGGTTATGTTACTATCGCAATGGTCAGTTTCCGTTCTATTCACGAACTTTCCTTCTGAAGTTTTACGTCAATATTTCCAGAACGACTTCCCACAGTTGAAGTACGCGCTTTTGGGCGGCCTAGGTCTTTTGGCACTCATT
Coding sequences:
- a CDS encoding uncharacterized protein (BUSCO:EOG09260LJ8), translated to MFGSTDLIRVNDLLLTVLLSSGSRWPPKGARPTAQPVLMSLAIPHDIRNTAETDDLSQSVNYSTLASTLRLTLNSSASTLEPVFSSLESLAFRAFELLLDASSPSAPKLEGVYLKVVQIKPPLHCKTAGIESRAVTNGAHWHTLNVRHFIEDLECHTIVGVNSVERVEKQLVRINVSVEQGASFSLDRDTIDYRDLTRTVYNNVEKTSYLTLEALASRIALDVLRVLSSVVDRKGTKVVVKAAKPDALVFAGSSEVEVARTFDDYPNEIEGKTSDIPEVNVNLDHHVVSIAIGSNLGDSFQNIEFALRLLEAPSQVLTGEETPHENAFVNVVDTSFLYESAPMYVTDQPPFINGACIIETNLQPLALLRLIKGIEKLVGRVPSVRNGPRAIDLDLLFFNAAIYDTRAHDERKSLDNLCGHLVVPHPRIVEREFVLRPLNDMIPDFIHPVLQRSVSTLLRELTFSSVSAPMKRIIPIPRLLEFNTTIGCNAPPTLTHWSYPVPGTPNLAYSSGSINTYLMAILNVTPDSFSDGSQNNAISTALSYVQNAFDSGSDIIDIGGYSTRPGAEFVSVEEEINRVVPVVEAIRRLPKPVGNVPISVDTFRPEVARAAIKAGANCINDVYAFTGPDYHSSNLIGDETSREYMREMKKIAREYAIPVILMHSRGDAGKNKNYDEYQYSADKPVLEAIRVELGAKVDAIVKGKGGVRRWLVVVDPGVGFSKSVEDNLETLRHASRVTIDARTDVGENRKRNPLVGYPQLIGPSRKSFLGHILSTKTGNLPEPNKRVWATSAAVSCAVQQRALVVRVHDPREARDVISISDALWK
- the SEC11 gene encoding Signal peptidase complex catalytic subunit (MEROPS:MER0000600); translated protein: MFSEELKAFQRLGFRHVLLQVLNFASVIASGLMIWKGLGLITNTESPIVVVLSGSMEPAFYRGDLLFLTNPLTERYHTGDITVYKIPGAEIPIVHRVLETHDISTTMKIPGLTQKQPGDQLLLTKGDNNQVDDIELYQGLDWLERRHIVGKVRGFLPYIGYVTIAMNDFPQLKYALLGGLGLLALIQRE